GTCACTAATTTGATCGCTATTTGTCCGTGTTCTGTTAATGACGTCGCTTGCAGCCACGATGGAAGCCACCCATGACAGCGAGTAAATTATCCTAGACTATGATGGTGCATCAACGATATTCTAGTCGCTCTCAAGTATCCATGATTCAATTCTCAACTACGACGTATTATAAGATATTTTCCTCTAGTGGAATGACAACAACACTTGCACTTTTGGATTTACTTTGATGACCAATAAAATTTTTTGTGGGATCGAATTGGTCACCTTTAAGGTGAATCCGTTAGAAAAATTAAATGGATTGGTGTAACTACATATACATAAGTCCTAGATGCGAGTAATTTCAAGGGTATGTATATTGTATATATAAACATGTTCATGtgccaataaaaaaataaatagagaaaattttccatgataattattttttttttcaatttttatttttacccttCCAATTAAACAGGGGCaaggaaaagaaggaaaaaagaaaaaaaaagggggaaAGGAGAGAAAAATGATTGTGGTCGCTAGTGATGATGCTATAGGAGGGAAAACTCATTCTAATTAATTTTGGATGGATTAAATATTCTCTAAAAATTGATATATAAATTGATTTTATAATTCATCATGTCATTATTTTATAATAGATAACTAGGGAATAAAAATCACCATCTATCTTTTCTCTGGTTGCACCTTCAAATAGACAGAGAGTTAGTAAGTCATTATGTCAAGATCTATACATCACTCTAGGCACAATCTATTGAGCATTACATGAATCAGCACACACAATAACAAATTTAACTTTTTACAATGTGTCATCAACAGTGTGTGATTATAACATGTTGTTGATAATAATATTTACAACGAACCTAATAAAGTGTCTACAACACTCAATCATGAGTTGCAAATGTACTTAATTGCAGTGTTGTCGATATGTTAACTTTTAACAATTTGAAGTTGTGCAGCGACACGTAACAGATTGAATAACTGTATGTTATAGAAAGTCAAATTTATCACATTGACACATAATTCAAATGGATTGAGCTGTCAAGGAAATtacaatcaattttcaaaatgaatgcATCCTTATGATAAATAAAGCAACAATAACCAGAAGAGTAGTAAAGACAGTTGGATCGAAATCTACCACAATACAACAACAACTACTATATAATAATAACAAGGTTGACTGGACCCATAATTAGTAACAAAAGTTCTATTGCTTTATATAGGAAATTAAGCTTAATTATGAGAATCCTAACTGACACTGCCTTATAAATTCAACTCCTTGCAAAATCTCTCTCTCATTCCTTCAACTTCAATCTCAATCCCTCTAAAATTATAATTAACCTTTAATTTGCTGATCTGATCtagtgggataaaattttattattgcgTTGTTCAATTAATCGATCACAATATTATCATTGTCAATGACTTCAGTTGCCCCAGAACCTTCTCCTTCCCAATTCAATGGTTTGTGTTCTTGaaatctctttctcttcctcttgtcacCTCGTGTTCTTACTTAGCAGCTCTGATCTCTAATAGAGAAAGAAGCCGACGATTGCCCGATCGAGCAAGTGCGAATGACGATGCTGACGACCGACGACCCATCGCAGCCGTGCTTGACGATCCGAACATGGATCCTTGGTGCCGTTAGCTGCGTCCTCCTCTCCTTCGTCAACCAGTTCTTCAATTATCGGACCAACCAGATCTCCGTCAACTCCATCTTCGTCCAGATCCTGGCGCTGCCCGTGGGCCGCTGGATGGCCCGCGTCCTCCCTCCGACTATCATCAGGATTCCCCTCCTCGACTGGTCCTTCTCCCTCAACCCCGGCCCCTTCAACATGAAGGAGCACGTCGTGAGCGTCATCATTGCCAACTCCGGCACCGGAGGCATTTACGCCGTCCACATCATCACCATCCTCAAGGCCTTCTACCACCGCGGCATCAACGTCATGGCCGCCATCCTCCTCACACAAACCACTCAAGTAATTAATCATCACAAAAACTCTACACCCAAatctgaaaattaaattaaaaaaatgaattatttccgattaaattttgatttttttattaaaattttttgccTCAGTTGTTAGGATTTGGATGGGCTGGATTGTTCAGAAAATACTTGGTGGATTCCCCTTACATGTGGTGGCCTGGCACTTTAGTAGTAGCATCTTTGTTCAGGTATGTGTATTCTTGGATTCTAAAAGTTCATTTgggttaattcaaaattttatttaattaaaaaaaataccaattttttttatttattcaattcaattttgattttaaatttcacaaattgattaaataatttgaaaaatatcaatCGATTATTACATGGTAATTAAACGATGACTAATATTGCTGATCGAATCCATTGATTAATTGACTAATATTTTGTGCAATCCGTAAGTTGCATTGAACGAGCTTTGTGCAatattacagagcactgaacgaGGAAGAACGGCGGGTAAAGGGCGGCGTGACGCGGCTCCAGTTCTTCCTCATTTGCATGATCTGCAGCTTCTCCTACTACATCGTCCCCAACTACTTCTTCCCGGCCATCAGCTCCATCTCGATCCTCTGCCTCATTTGGAAGGACTCCATCCCCATCCACCAGATCGGCTCCGGCATGCGCGGCCTCGGCGTCGGCGCCATCGGCTTCGACTGGGCCACCGCCTCCATGATCGGCAGCCCCATAGCGGCCCCCACCTATGTGTTCTGCAACGTCCTCGCAGGCTACGTCATCCTCGTCTACATCCTCCTGCCCCTCTGCTACTGGTCCAACCTCTACGACGCCCGCCGCTTCACCTTCCTCTCCTCCCAACTCTTCGAGCGCTCCGGCAAGCCCTACGACCTCAGCCGCGTCCTCGACAACAAGACCTTCACCCTCAACGTCGAGGAGTACGAGAACTACAGCGACATCCGCATCAGCACCTCCTTCGCCATCAACTACGGCATCGGCTTCGCCACCCTCACCGCCACCCTCTGCCACGTCCTCCTCTTCGACGGCCAGTACATGCTCAAGCTGTGGCGGCAGGCGACGTCCAAGGCCAACGAGAAGTTCCTCGACGTGCACGGCCGGATGATGAAGGCCAACTACGCCGCCGTGCCGCAGTGGTggttccacctcctcctcctcctcgtcacCGCGCTCTCCATCTACACCGTCGAGGGCTTTGGCCGCGCCCTGCAGCTGCCTTACTGGGGCCTCCTCCTGGCCATGGCCATGGCCTTCTTCTTCACCCTGCCCATCGGGATCATCGCCGCCACCACCAATACggtatataattataattataattataattataatcaaAATTATAACTGCAATTAACCAGGCAGAGGGGTGCATTCTAAATTACAGATAGAATTCCATTTGCTTTTTGATTTTATCTCTACTGCCCACTAATACTTcattcaaaaaaacaaaaaacagtaGTATTGTGGTGGggtattttaaaactcaatctcGTACGTGCTACATAAATCTTAAAATAACATAGTattgtattttgaaaattaataccACAGTAATCTATTTTTTGAAAATCATATGATTcgtttattaattagttaattaatttcgTGCATGAGCAGATGCCTGGGATCAACATaataatagaaatagtgattgGCTACATAATGCCGGGGAATCCATTGGCGAGTGTGGTGTTCAAAACCTACGGTTGCACGAGTATGGGTCAAGCCATCAACTTTCTGTCCGATTTCAAGCTCGGTTACTACATGAAGATTCCTCCTAGATCCATGTTCATCGCACAGGTAATTAAGTTGTTGATTCATGTTACTCCATGTCTCACTGTCCTCTCCATGGGCTCTGATCGATAGAGTCAACTGCTTCGGTGCCTTTGCAACTCTGGTTCTTATATCTATTGTAACATTATTAAGGAATGGAAGACGCTGTCTATAGTGGAAGAATAAGAAAAACGAGAATTTAGAGTTTTT
The genomic region above belongs to Zingiber officinale cultivar Zhangliang chromosome 11A, Zo_v1.1, whole genome shotgun sequence and contains:
- the LOC122032873 gene encoding oligopeptide transporter 5-like: MTMLTTDDPSQPCLTIRTWILGAVSCVLLSFVNQFFNYRTNQISVNSIFVQILALPVGRWMARVLPPTIIRIPLLDWSFSLNPGPFNMKEHVVSVIIANSGTGGIYAVHIITILKAFYHRGINVMAAILLTQTTQLLGFGWAGLFRKYLVDSPYMWWPGTLVVASLFRALNEEERRVKGGVTRLQFFLICMICSFSYYIVPNYFFPAISSISILCLIWKDSIPIHQIGSGMRGLGVGAIGFDWATASMIGSPIAAPTYVFCNVLAGYVILVYILLPLCYWSNLYDARRFTFLSSQLFERSGKPYDLSRVLDNKTFTLNVEEYENYSDIRISTSFAINYGIGFATLTATLCHVLLFDGQYMLKLWRQATSKANEKFLDVHGRMMKANYAAVPQWWFHLLLLLVTALSIYTVEGFGRALQLPYWGLLLAMAMAFFFTLPIGIIAATTNTMPGINIIIEIVIGYIMPGNPLASVVFKTYGCTSMGQAINFLSDFKLGYYMKIPPRSMFIAQLAGSVIANASYFGTAWWLLSDVPHICETNLLPKGSPWTCPSDTVFFSSSVIWGVVGPRRMFGPDSIYSGLNYFFLLGLFAPATVYLFHRLFLEKKWIRLINFPVIFAAAGYIPLVKTINFNCWFIVGFVFNYWVLKHHKQWWGRYAYVLSAALDAGTSFMAVIAFFTLGNYNINSVNWWGGVTDDYCQLAKCPTEPGAYIPKGCPELE